One region of Rufibacter sp. LB8 genomic DNA includes:
- a CDS encoding CusA/CzcA family heavy metal efflux RND transporter has product MIDNLIAFSIRNKLIIGLFTLALVVWGLFSLSRLPIDAVPDITNNQVQIITTSPTLAAQEVEQFITSPIEIEMANVPDLVEVRSISRFGLSVVTVVFEDDVDVYLARQIVGEKLRSAQEQLPVGLASPEMGPVSTGLGEIYQYVLHTTPDSPKEYSPTELRTIQDWIVKRQLAGTPGVAEVSSFGGMVKQYQVSVDPERLRAFDVTISDIFDALERNNENTGGAFIEKGPNAYFIRGIGLLTSFEDIEQTVVKNTAGLPLLIRDVATVEEGSSVRYGALTRNGEGEVVGGIVMMLKGENSAQVIENVKAKIEGIQKTLPPGVVLEPFLDRTRLVDRAIGTVSKNLIEGGLIVVFVLVLLLGNLRAGLVVASVIPLAMLFAISMMQLFGVSGNLMSLGAIDFGLIVDGAVIIVESIVHRISVNKQFEGIDRLNQRQMDDTVLDATVKIRQSAAFGEIIILIVYLPILALVGIEGKMFRPMAQTVGFAILGALILSLTYVPMASALFLSKKTKHKPNFADKVMARLEASYGRLLQKALKIRVVLLALTLGLFLFTLFLFSRMGGEFIPTLDEGDFAIESSISPGSSLTQSVKTFSQAERILLKQFPEVKEVISKIGASEIPTDPMPIEAADMTVILKDRDEWESADTREELMEKMEQALSVIPGLNAEFSQPIQLRSNELMTGVKQDIAVKIYGEDLDVLAQKAEEAANLIRPIAGVGDLKVEQTTGLPQVLVKYNRAQMAQMGLSVEDVNRALRTGFAGGEAGVIYEGERRFDLVVRLAQTNRQTLSNVEDLLIALPNGTQVPLRQVAQVTLEEGPSQISRDDTKRRITIGINARERDVENLVKEIQETLEAKFKLPVGYYVTYGGQFENLQAAKARLSVAVPLSLAIILLLLFLTFGSFKQSLLIFTAIPLAAIGGVFALLLRGMPFSISAGIGFIALFGVAVLNGIVLIGYFNQLKKEGWKDPYTRIMEGTKVRLRPVIMTAAVASLGFLPMALSGSAGAEVQKPLATVVIGGLITSTLLTLFLLPIMYSYVEKMKKTEGDSSQGGIVGFLVLVLVVFGLALPVSAQTSPNPVSGTVTLNQAIDLALKNSPAVRAGTLAVEQQQALRRASFDLPKTVLTGEYGQINSAANDNALTLSQGFSLPGVYRSQARLALQQVGGMEQQLLLTRRTVVRDVKLAYNEWIILSQRFKMLSIQDSLAQEFERAAGFRFKAGETNYLEKIAAEAQAMEARTALESTRSEVTAVQQRLLRSLFIPDTVSFQPEPRSGELILPADTSWLSSHPEVAIFRNQMAVSQAQTQVERSRLLPELSVGLRSQTIQGFQNVSGEEEYFGAGRRFQSVELGVGIPIFSRAQRARVRAASLAEQVATAQYESRRLALQTELLRFTQDYERSRQALRYYEDKALPQANLIIEYASKGFRLGETEYTEYIQNINQAHRIRLQYLDVLSQFNQSVIQLEFYLKSN; this is encoded by the coding sequence ATGATTGACAATCTGATAGCTTTTTCCATCCGGAACAAGCTGATTATCGGGCTATTCACCCTTGCCCTGGTGGTCTGGGGGCTTTTCTCCCTGAGCCGGCTTCCCATCGATGCCGTTCCGGACATCACCAACAACCAAGTACAGATCATCACGACTTCCCCCACCCTGGCGGCGCAGGAAGTCGAGCAGTTCATCACTTCCCCCATAGAGATTGAGATGGCCAACGTGCCGGACCTGGTGGAGGTCCGATCCATCTCCCGCTTCGGCCTTTCCGTGGTCACCGTGGTCTTTGAGGATGACGTGGACGTCTACCTCGCCCGCCAGATCGTGGGCGAGAAGCTCAGGAGTGCCCAGGAACAACTTCCAGTGGGGTTGGCATCCCCTGAGATGGGCCCTGTCTCAACCGGCCTAGGCGAGATTTACCAGTATGTGCTGCATACCACCCCCGACTCGCCTAAGGAATACTCACCCACGGAACTAAGGACGATCCAGGACTGGATCGTGAAACGGCAGTTGGCCGGCACGCCCGGGGTGGCCGAGGTCAGCAGCTTCGGCGGGATGGTTAAACAGTACCAGGTTTCCGTGGACCCGGAAAGGCTTCGGGCATTCGATGTGACGATCTCCGACATCTTTGATGCGCTGGAGAGGAATAATGAGAACACCGGGGGGGCCTTCATTGAAAAGGGCCCTAATGCCTACTTTATCCGGGGTATCGGCCTTCTGACGAGTTTTGAGGATATTGAGCAGACCGTTGTGAAGAATACAGCAGGCCTGCCTCTTTTGATACGGGACGTCGCCACCGTGGAAGAAGGAAGTTCTGTGCGCTACGGCGCCTTGACCCGAAACGGGGAGGGAGAGGTGGTAGGAGGCATCGTCATGATGCTCAAGGGTGAAAACTCCGCGCAGGTAATAGAAAACGTGAAGGCGAAGATCGAGGGAATTCAGAAGACCCTACCGCCTGGGGTGGTGCTGGAGCCGTTCCTGGACCGAACACGACTGGTGGACCGAGCCATCGGCACCGTCAGCAAAAACCTCATAGAAGGGGGGCTTATCGTGGTTTTCGTGCTGGTGCTCTTGTTGGGCAACCTGCGCGCCGGCCTGGTGGTGGCTTCGGTCATCCCCCTAGCCATGCTTTTCGCCATCTCCATGATGCAGCTCTTCGGCGTGTCCGGAAACCTGATGAGCCTGGGGGCTATTGACTTCGGGTTGATCGTGGACGGCGCGGTAATCATCGTGGAGAGTATAGTGCACCGGATATCAGTAAACAAACAGTTTGAGGGAATAGACCGGCTGAACCAACGGCAGATGGATGACACCGTCCTGGATGCCACCGTCAAGATCCGCCAATCGGCCGCCTTTGGGGAAATCATTATCCTCATCGTCTACCTGCCCATACTGGCGCTGGTGGGAATCGAGGGCAAGATGTTCCGCCCTATGGCCCAGACCGTGGGGTTTGCCATCCTGGGCGCCCTGATCCTTTCCCTGACCTACGTGCCTATGGCCTCGGCTTTGTTCCTGAGTAAGAAGACCAAGCACAAGCCCAATTTCGCAGACAAAGTAATGGCCCGATTGGAAGCTTCCTATGGGAGACTTTTACAGAAGGCGTTGAAAATAAGGGTTGTGCTGTTGGCATTGACGCTTGGTTTGTTTCTATTCACCCTTTTCCTTTTTAGCCGCATGGGCGGAGAATTCATCCCAACCCTGGACGAGGGCGACTTCGCCATCGAATCCTCCATTAGCCCAGGCTCCTCGCTGACCCAGAGCGTCAAGACCTTCTCCCAGGCGGAAAGGATACTGCTCAAGCAGTTCCCGGAGGTAAAGGAGGTGATCAGCAAGATCGGTGCTTCGGAAATACCCACCGACCCCATGCCCATCGAGGCCGCCGACATGACCGTTATCCTGAAGGACCGGGACGAATGGGAGTCCGCCGACACCAGGGAGGAGCTCATGGAGAAAATGGAGCAGGCGCTGTCGGTCATTCCGGGCTTGAACGCCGAGTTCTCCCAGCCTATCCAATTGAGAAGCAACGAGCTGATGACCGGGGTGAAACAGGACATCGCGGTGAAGATCTACGGTGAGGACTTGGATGTATTGGCCCAGAAAGCCGAGGAGGCAGCCAACCTTATCCGCCCTATTGCAGGGGTGGGGGATTTGAAAGTAGAGCAGACCACCGGTTTGCCCCAAGTGCTTGTGAAATACAACCGTGCCCAGATGGCACAGATGGGACTTAGCGTAGAGGATGTGAACCGAGCCTTGCGCACTGGGTTCGCTGGTGGGGAGGCCGGGGTCATTTATGAGGGGGAGAGACGATTTGATCTCGTGGTTCGTCTGGCGCAGACCAACCGTCAGACGCTCTCAAACGTGGAAGACTTGCTGATTGCCCTACCAAACGGTACCCAGGTACCCCTTCGACAGGTGGCTCAGGTGACGTTGGAGGAAGGACCCAGCCAGATATCGCGGGATGACACCAAGCGTCGTATCACCATAGGCATCAATGCCCGGGAGCGTGACGTGGAGAACCTGGTAAAGGAAATACAGGAGACCCTGGAAGCCAAATTCAAATTGCCGGTGGGCTACTACGTCACCTATGGCGGACAGTTTGAGAACCTGCAGGCCGCCAAGGCCCGACTCTCGGTGGCCGTGCCACTTTCCCTGGCGATTATCCTGCTGCTGCTCTTTCTCACCTTCGGTTCCTTCAAGCAGAGCCTGCTCATCTTCACGGCCATTCCCTTGGCGGCCATCGGCGGTGTGTTCGCCTTGCTGTTGCGGGGCATGCCCTTTAGTATCTCCGCCGGTATCGGGTTCATCGCCCTCTTCGGCGTGGCGGTATTGAACGGAATCGTTCTGATAGGGTATTTCAACCAATTGAAAAAGGAAGGATGGAAAGATCCGTACACTCGAATCATGGAAGGCACTAAGGTCCGGCTGCGCCCGGTGATCATGACAGCGGCGGTGGCCTCACTAGGCTTCCTTCCCATGGCGCTTTCCGGCTCGGCCGGGGCAGAGGTGCAGAAACCGCTGGCCACGGTGGTGATCGGGGGCCTTATCACTTCCACGCTGCTCACCCTTTTCCTTCTTCCTATCATGTACAGTTATGTGGAAAAAATGAAAAAGACGGAAGGTGACAGTAGCCAGGGAGGAATAGTTGGCTTTCTGGTGCTTGTTCTGGTTGTTTTCGGTTTGGCCCTGCCGGTGAGCGCCCAGACTAGCCCTAATCCTGTGAGTGGCACTGTCACTCTTAACCAAGCAATAGACCTGGCCCTGAAGAACAGCCCTGCTGTTCGCGCCGGCACCCTGGCCGTGGAGCAACAGCAGGCGCTGCGCCGGGCAAGCTTCGATCTGCCAAAGACGGTTCTGACGGGGGAGTACGGGCAAATAAACAGTGCGGCCAATGACAACGCACTGACTTTGTCCCAAGGCTTCTCTTTGCCGGGCGTGTACCGGAGCCAGGCTCGGCTGGCCTTACAGCAGGTCGGCGGCATGGAGCAGCAACTGCTGCTGACTAGGCGGACCGTGGTCCGGGATGTGAAGCTTGCCTACAATGAATGGATTATCCTTTCCCAGAGGTTCAAAATGCTGAGCATCCAAGACAGTCTGGCTCAGGAATTTGAGCGCGCCGCCGGTTTCCGCTTCAAAGCGGGGGAGACCAACTACCTGGAGAAGATCGCGGCCGAGGCCCAGGCCATGGAGGCCCGAACCGCCTTGGAATCCACCCGCTCAGAGGTTACTGCCGTCCAGCAGCGCCTGCTTCGCTCGCTCTTCATCCCCGACACGGTCAGCTTCCAGCCAGAGCCACGGTCAGGGGAGCTGATCTTGCCTGCAGACACCTCCTGGCTCAGTAGCCATCCAGAGGTTGCCATTTTCAGGAACCAGATGGCGGTCAGCCAGGCCCAGACCCAAGTGGAAAGAAGCCGGCTCCTGCCCGAGCTCTCGGTTGGGCTGAGGAGCCAGACCATCCAAGGTTTCCAGAATGTCTCTGGGGAGGAAGAGTACTTTGGGGCCGGCAGGCGATTCCAGTCCGTGGAACTCGGGGTAGGCATTCCCATCTTCTCCAGGGCCCAACGCGCCCGGGTGAGGGCCGCCTCCCTTGCGGAGCAGGTAGCCACCGCTCAGTACGAGAGTCGGCGGCTGGCCTTGCAGACAGAGCTGTTGCGGTTCACCCAGGATTACGAAAGGAGCAGGCAGGCCCTGCGGTACTATGAGGACAAGGCATTGCCGCAGGCAAACTTGATTATTGAATATGCCAGCAAGGGCTTCAGGCTAGGGGAAACTGAGTACACCGAGTACATCCAAAACATAAACCAGGCCCATCGTATCCGGTTGCAGTACCTTGACGTTCTGTCCCAGTTCAACCAGTCCGTTATTCAATTAGAGTTTTATTTAAAGAGCAATTAA
- a CDS encoding cytochrome-c peroxidase, with the protein MSSFRLGRRYVLLCAALGIAACGSEQDITPAESPSFPAGFPEPIYSYRNNPVTEEGFELGRALFYDPILSKDGSVSCGSCHRQEAAFADPGSPVTQGVGGKEGSRNTPALANLRWSRAFFWDGGGNHLELVPLAPITNPLEMGENLSSVIRKLNRDPEYVQAFRKAFQHRDTVNSQQLFRALAQFMGELVSAGSPYDQFQNGKAEALTPEQKKGLVVFKGKCGTCHQPGLFTDHSFRNNGLDADTPQDTGRHLVTESPTDVGRFKVPSLRNVALTSPYMHDGRFGTLQQVLEHYDTGVRRSATLDPALDGPTPGIQLSQAEKRQLLAFLQSLTDQSFIGNKRFAAPRP; encoded by the coding sequence TTGAGTAGCTTTCGTCTGGGCCGTAGATATGTGCTCCTGTGCGCTGCCTTAGGGATAGCCGCGTGCGGCTCTGAGCAGGATATTACCCCCGCGGAAAGCCCGTCATTCCCGGCCGGTTTTCCGGAGCCTATCTATAGCTACCGGAACAACCCGGTGACAGAGGAGGGGTTCGAGCTGGGGCGGGCCCTCTTCTACGACCCTATTCTCTCAAAGGACGGCTCCGTTTCCTGCGGGAGCTGCCACCGGCAGGAGGCCGCCTTCGCCGACCCGGGGAGCCCCGTGACTCAGGGCGTGGGGGGAAAGGAAGGGTCCAGGAACACTCCTGCGCTGGCCAACCTGCGCTGGAGCCGAGCCTTTTTCTGGGACGGTGGGGGAAACCACCTGGAGTTGGTGCCCCTTGCCCCCATCACCAATCCTTTGGAGATGGGGGAGAACCTCTCCAGCGTGATCAGGAAACTGAACCGCGACCCGGAATATGTCCAGGCTTTCAGGAAGGCCTTCCAGCACCGGGACACGGTGAACAGCCAGCAGCTGTTCAGGGCCTTGGCCCAGTTCATGGGGGAGTTGGTGTCTGCCGGCTCCCCTTATGACCAGTTCCAGAATGGGAAAGCCGAGGCCCTTACGCCGGAGCAGAAAAAAGGCCTGGTGGTTTTCAAGGGAAAGTGCGGCACATGCCACCAACCGGGCCTGTTCACCGACCATTCCTTTCGGAACAACGGGCTGGACGCTGACACTCCCCAGGATACCGGCAGGCATCTGGTTACCGAGTCTCCGACGGACGTCGGCCGGTTCAAAGTCCCGAGCCTACGCAACGTGGCCCTTACCTCCCCCTATATGCATGACGGCCGTTTTGGGACGTTGCAGCAGGTGTTGGAGCATTATGATACCGGGGTAAGGCGGTCCGCCACTCTGGACCCTGCCTTGGATGGGCCAACCCCGGGCATCCAACTTTCCCAGGCGGAGAAAAGGCAGCTGCTCGCTTTCCTGCAATCCCTGACGGATCAGTCCTTCATTGGGAATAAGCGGTTTGCCGCGCCGCGCCCATGA
- a CDS encoding DUF6660 family protein, whose translation MKWFNLILAVFMTFMACMPCSDVYGYAETTPGTSVTPSPVTENHQEARDMCTPLCICSCCAGFSQPTSASLQIEAKAFFNRTPLLAFYRERHLAVHASIWQPPKV comes from the coding sequence ATGAAGTGGTTTAACCTTATCCTCGCTGTTTTCATGACCTTCATGGCTTGTATGCCCTGCAGCGACGTCTATGGTTATGCCGAAACGACACCAGGCACTTCTGTGACCCCTTCCCCTGTCACCGAGAACCACCAAGAGGCCAGGGATATGTGCACGCCGCTCTGCATCTGCAGCTGCTGCGCAGGTTTCTCACAGCCAACCTCAGCTTCACTTCAAATTGAGGCGAAAGCTTTCTTTAATCGGACGCCCCTTCTTGCCTTCTACCGGGAACGTCACTTGGCCGTCCATGCCTCCATCTGGCAACCCCCCAAAGTTTAA
- a CDS encoding MbnP family protein, whose product MKSLMPRQAALLSIILTLMLSFSCSEDPEAVPQSGEVTLVFDHVVGNFPLSLEDLEYTNANGDGFRVSKFQYYISNLVFRKADGTEYHQPESYYLVDESIPSSKLVSVKDVPPGDYSGLSFTIGVDSARNVAGAQTGALDPANGMFWSWNTGYVFLKLEGTSPQSKNGGLVFHTGGFQAPHNSLRTVSLPFLAGQKLRVEASRTPRVSLSADVLRLFQGVNTIRFSELSSTMGGANSVKVADNYTRMFTVGHMRE is encoded by the coding sequence ATGAAGTCCCTTATGCCAAGACAGGCTGCTCTCTTATCCATTATCTTGACGTTAATGCTGTCTTTTTCCTGCAGCGAAGATCCGGAGGCGGTGCCCCAATCCGGGGAAGTCACTTTGGTATTTGACCATGTAGTAGGCAACTTCCCGCTTTCTCTGGAGGACCTGGAGTACACCAACGCCAACGGGGACGGATTCAGGGTCTCCAAATTCCAGTATTACATCAGTAACCTCGTTTTCAGAAAAGCAGACGGCACTGAGTACCACCAGCCGGAGAGTTATTACCTAGTGGACGAAAGCATCCCTTCCTCCAAGCTGGTATCGGTGAAGGACGTCCCCCCAGGGGACTACAGCGGCCTCTCCTTCACCATCGGGGTGGACAGTGCCCGGAACGTGGCCGGCGCGCAGACTGGGGCCCTGGACCCAGCCAACGGTATGTTCTGGTCCTGGAACACCGGGTACGTGTTCCTCAAGCTGGAGGGCACGTCCCCTCAGTCCAAAAACGGAGGCCTGGTCTTCCACACAGGGGGCTTCCAGGCCCCGCACAATTCCCTCCGGACAGTATCCCTCCCTTTCCTGGCGGGTCAGAAACTGCGGGTGGAAGCCTCCAGAACACCACGGGTCTCCCTGTCAGCGGACGTGCTACGATTATTCCAAGGGGTGAACACGATCCGGTTCTCGGAACTGAGCTCAACCATGGGAGGCGCGAACTCGGTGAAAGTGGCTGACAACTACACCCGGATGTTCACCGTTGGTCACATGCGGGAATAA
- a CDS encoding phosphatase PAP2 family protein, translated as MKKILRLWFVLSISIGAISPELKAQEIDSLKVSQETVAADTLKKYQDSVSAPSAKAPFFKSKAFKATIIPALLIGYGLSTVKDNGLYSSYDAKRDIQRHFPNFKTTIDNPLLIAPYVELALANLLNVKSKNDFLNTGIVILKAEAIFAVTVYGLKQVTDQERPNGENRESMPSGHAAQAFLAASILNTELKHKSPWYGVGAYTIATSVGVFRMLNNKHWQSDVFVGAGIGMLSSHLAYLSHRNRWGRKPSIVASPTYIYGVPGFAFSLNLDDYKKRKNRPDLLRYTLN; from the coding sequence ATGAAAAAAATTTTACGCCTATGGTTTGTGTTGTCTATTTCTATTGGGGCTATCAGCCCTGAGCTGAAAGCACAAGAAATTGACTCTCTCAAAGTATCCCAAGAGACGGTGGCGGCAGACACGCTGAAGAAATATCAGGATTCAGTTTCGGCCCCTTCCGCCAAGGCACCCTTTTTCAAGTCCAAGGCTTTCAAAGCGACTATCATTCCGGCCCTTCTGATTGGGTACGGGCTGAGCACGGTCAAGGACAACGGCCTCTACAGCAGTTATGACGCCAAACGGGATATCCAAAGGCATTTCCCCAATTTTAAAACCACAATAGACAACCCCTTGCTTATTGCGCCCTATGTGGAGCTTGCCTTGGCCAACCTGTTGAACGTCAAATCAAAAAATGACTTTCTGAACACTGGCATCGTGATTCTGAAGGCGGAGGCCATTTTCGCCGTCACTGTCTATGGATTGAAGCAGGTTACCGACCAGGAGCGTCCCAATGGGGAGAACCGGGAATCCATGCCCTCTGGCCATGCGGCCCAGGCATTCCTTGCGGCATCTATCCTCAATACGGAGCTCAAGCACAAAAGCCCCTGGTACGGTGTCGGGGCATACACTATTGCAACCAGCGTAGGGGTTTTCCGGATGCTGAACAATAAACACTGGCAATCAGACGTCTTCGTAGGTGCCGGCATAGGCATGCTCTCTTCCCATCTGGCCTACCTGTCGCACCGTAACCGCTGGGGAAGGAAACCGTCTATTGTTGCGTCACCCACTTATATTTACGGTGTGCCCGGATTCGCATTTTCACTGAACTTGGATGACTACAAGAAAAGGAAAAACCGTCCTGACTTACTTAGGTACACCTTGAACTGA
- a CDS encoding cytochrome-c peroxidase, with protein MDKKAMLCFWLTIFSSFTACRDSDELPIPETQEPVEDVVYDLTFPSRFGSPSIPDQNKLTQEGVGLGRALFYEKRLSGDNTLSCGSCHQQKRAFTDGKSLSVGVGGEISHRNAMSLANLAYNRSFNWDGAFASLEEQARFPIENPLEMNQDMGEAVRELQSIPAYPPMFRKAFGTSTITADLVFKALGQFQRILVSSNSPFDLYREGKKGLPAEALEGYVLFLTHPNPDGRIRGGNCGDCHGSDLTTLQQFHNNGLDLSFTDLGRGLVTGKTTDQGKFKAPTLRNIALTAPYMHDGRFKTLEEVLDHYNEHIRSGSPNLDPLIMEASNDYDGRSLGLTAEEKGKIIRFLHTLTDSTFIQEKRFSEKKVNPG; from the coding sequence ATGGATAAAAAGGCAATGCTGTGCTTCTGGCTCACTATCTTTTCAAGCTTCACCGCTTGCCGGGATAGTGACGAGCTCCCCATCCCGGAAACACAGGAGCCCGTCGAAGATGTTGTCTACGACCTGACGTTCCCGAGCCGTTTCGGCTCCCCCAGCATACCGGATCAGAACAAGCTGACCCAGGAAGGTGTTGGCCTCGGCCGGGCGCTTTTCTATGAGAAAAGACTCTCGGGGGACAATACCCTGTCCTGCGGAAGTTGCCACCAGCAGAAGCGCGCGTTCACCGATGGAAAGTCTCTGAGCGTGGGCGTTGGGGGGGAAATCTCCCACCGCAATGCCATGTCGCTGGCGAACCTGGCCTATAACCGGTCCTTCAACTGGGACGGCGCCTTCGCTTCCTTGGAGGAGCAGGCCCGTTTTCCGATTGAGAACCCTTTGGAGATGAACCAAGACATGGGGGAGGCCGTCAGGGAGCTGCAGAGTATCCCCGCCTACCCCCCCATGTTCAGGAAAGCGTTCGGCACCTCCACTATCACGGCTGACCTGGTTTTCAAAGCCCTGGGGCAATTCCAACGTATTTTAGTTTCCTCCAACTCGCCCTTTGACCTATACCGGGAAGGGAAGAAGGGCCTTCCAGCCGAAGCGCTGGAGGGTTACGTCTTGTTTCTGACCCACCCGAACCCCGATGGGAGGATACGGGGTGGCAACTGCGGGGATTGCCATGGCAGTGACCTCACCACCTTGCAGCAGTTCCATAACAACGGACTGGACCTTTCCTTTACCGACTTGGGCAGGGGCTTGGTGACCGGCAAGACGACAGACCAAGGCAAATTCAAAGCCCCGACCCTGCGCAACATCGCCCTTACGGCCCCCTACATGCATGATGGGCGTTTCAAGACCCTGGAGGAAGTATTGGACCATTACAACGAGCATATCCGGAGTGGCAGCCCTAATCTGGATCCCCTTATTATGGAAGCCTCCAATGATTATGATGGCCGTTCCTTGGGTTTAACCGCGGAGGAGAAAGGGAAAATAATAAGGTTCCTCCATACCCTTACGGACAGCACTTTCATCCAAGAGAAGCGTTTCTCTGAGAAGAAAGTGAACCCTGGATAA
- a CDS encoding efflux RND transporter periplasmic adaptor subunit: MMKHIKSSVFPLLFGVILAFSSCQDGPKAEEKTDETHAEGEAGEEESIGLTQAQMDAVGIKLGGIENRPLKSGIQANGMLDLPPQNKATISSLTEGIVREIFVTQGQFVKKGQRLVSIEHPSIIQLQEEYLKAQSALNYAKIDYERQRELLKENVIAAKKYQLAEAEYRARQAEVSSLASRLGQIGISASRIRVGSLIRSVSVVSPMHGYVHQIKVNIGALVEPAKELFQVVDNHHIQIDLQVFEKDIAQVKNGQKVLFSLTSNPSKTYEATIFSVGKSFENDTKTVVVHAQINDNQEATLLPGMFVSGRILTSEATVPALPDEAIITEGELKFVFAATRATHSPEPKAESSEEEHEGELAPDWVFTKIGVQTGAMDAGYTEVKLLNPIPAGSQLVTKGAYYVAAQGNKGESGGH, encoded by the coding sequence ATGATGAAACATATAAAATCAAGTGTTTTCCCCCTTCTGTTTGGCGTGATCCTAGCATTTAGTTCTTGCCAGGATGGGCCGAAGGCCGAAGAAAAAACCGATGAAACCCATGCCGAGGGTGAAGCCGGGGAAGAAGAGTCCATCGGGCTGACCCAGGCCCAAATGGATGCGGTGGGGATAAAATTGGGAGGCATTGAGAACCGGCCCCTTAAAAGCGGAATACAGGCTAACGGGATGCTGGACCTCCCCCCTCAGAACAAAGCCACCATTTCCAGCCTGACGGAGGGAATCGTGCGGGAGATCTTCGTCACCCAGGGGCAGTTCGTGAAAAAGGGACAACGGTTGGTCAGCATCGAACACCCCAGCATCATCCAGCTCCAGGAGGAGTACCTGAAAGCCCAAAGCGCCCTTAACTATGCCAAGATCGATTATGAGCGCCAACGGGAATTATTGAAGGAGAATGTGATTGCGGCCAAAAAGTACCAGTTGGCCGAGGCCGAGTACAGGGCGCGTCAGGCGGAGGTTTCCTCTTTGGCCAGCCGCTTGGGCCAAATTGGCATATCCGCCAGCCGCATCAGGGTAGGCTCCCTGATCCGTTCGGTATCGGTGGTTTCACCCATGCACGGCTATGTACATCAGATAAAGGTAAACATCGGCGCCTTGGTTGAGCCAGCCAAGGAGCTTTTCCAGGTAGTGGACAACCACCACATCCAGATTGACCTTCAGGTCTTTGAGAAGGACATCGCCCAGGTCAAGAACGGCCAGAAGGTTCTCTTCTCCCTGACCTCCAACCCTTCCAAGACATATGAGGCCACCATCTTCTCGGTGGGGAAATCCTTTGAGAACGATACCAAGACGGTGGTGGTACACGCCCAGATCAACGACAACCAGGAGGCGACCCTGCTTCCCGGCATGTTCGTGAGCGGCCGTATCCTTACCTCTGAGGCGACCGTGCCGGCGCTCCCGGATGAGGCCATCATAACAGAAGGAGAGCTGAAATTCGTGTTCGCCGCTACGCGTGCCACCCACTCTCCTGAGCCTAAGGCTGAAAGCTCAGAAGAAGAACATGAGGGGGAACTCGCCCCGGACTGGGTCTTTACCAAGATCGGGGTTCAGACGGGCGCCATGGATGCCGGATACACGGAGGTAAAGCTTTTGAACCCTATACCGGCTGGCTCTCAACTCGTCACCAAAGGCGCCTACTATGTCGCGGCGCAGGGCAACAAAGGCGAGAGCGGTGGCCATTAA